Genomic window (Marinobacter fonticola):
CAAAAAGCGCATGAAGCAGCTTGGCAATGTCGAGGTGCCCCAGGAAGCGTTTCTTGCCGTACTGCGCGTCGACAATTAAGTGCTCCGGCCATTTCGGCGTGGACAGACCAACTGAAGCCGCAAATTTCACATTGACGGAGCACTAGACCCAAGCATGGACATCGATTTTCCCCTGATCCTCGTCACCCTGACGTTTGCCACTGGTTTGATCTGGCTGGGTGACAGGCTCTTCCTGCGCGCGCGTCGCGAAGCCCGTTTTTCTGAATCGTCCAGCGCCGCTGCCGGCATGCCGAGCGAAGCCGCTGAAGAGAAGGACGAACCCAAGGAACCGTACCTGGTCGACCTGAGTCGTTCGTTCTTCCCGGTACTGGCCATCGTATTGGTCCTGCGCTCATTCCTGGTCGAGCCTTTCCAGATTCCGTCCGGATCCATGCTGCCCACGCTCGAAGTGGGTGATTTCATTCTGGTGAACAAGTTCGCCTATGGTTTGCGTCTGCCTGTTGCAGGAACCAAAGTCGTCGAGATTGGCGATCCCCAGCGCGGGGACGTTATGGTGTTCAAGTATCCCAAAGATGGCCAGACCAACTATATTAAACGAGTGATCGGCTTGCCCGGGGATACAGTGACGT
Coding sequences:
- the lepB gene encoding signal peptidase I; this translates as MDIDFPLILVTLTFATGLIWLGDRLFLRARREARFSESSSAAAGMPSEAAEEKDEPKEPYLVDLSRSFFPVLAIVLVLRSFLVEPFQIPSGSMLPTLEVGDFILVNKFAYGLRLPVAGTKVVEIGDPQRGDVMVFKYPKDGQTNYIKRVIGLPGDTVTYRDHTLFINGEEVPTDFVATLPPVQLFEENLGDVTHQILKNLGGSAPGGEGQWTIPEHKYFVMGDNRDNSNDSRYWGTVPDELVVGKAFAIWMHLEDWIPSFGRVGLIE